The window GTTATTTTAAGCAAGTCTGGCCACGATTGTTACCCTGTTTTGAGTAATTAGTTTCCTTGTGAAAATGGGAAGCCCCAAAAGCCATACTGTAAAATGAAGAGACAGCATTTCAGGCTCTGTACGGCATGACAGAAAATTCTCATTCTTGGAAGACCCCGTGAAGAAACTTTTGTAGCTGATGCTCATGGTGGTTTATTATGTTGTAGAACTTAATTAGAATAATCTTTAccaataaatgaaagaaaaaacttaTGGTGATTCTATGGAAATTGCTTGTTCCGTGTTTGGCCCGAAGACGATCATATCAGGTCCTTAGTGTTGGCCCTGGTGTTTTATTGTTTTAGGTAAAATAACTGCTACAGCCTGCAAAATACCCTTTGGGTGCATGTAGAAATTTACCTGTTTTGCAAACAGGGGATCCGCTAATATGGTGAAAAATGTAAGCCTCTTGGACCCTCTCGTCTCTTCTGCAATGCATGAAAACCTAAAACATTGTCGTGTAAAGCAAGTCTATGACTTGGATTCTTGCCTTTTTATGCCTTTATAGGCTGgatttcaaatcatattttgAAAGATTGTACTGAAGATTCAGTTAATGGAGGTTCTGTGAGAAACAAACAGTCATCGCTCAGTAAGAAAGGCATTTTAGAATACACCCCCAACTATTTCCACTGTTGTACAATCACAACACCCTAAAGATTAAAGAACAGTTTCTGCAAACTACATGGATACATCTGACCTTTTTTAGTTATCGAAATATGCTGCAACCCATGGTTTTATTCATGTTAGCAGAACAAGTGCACCCATCTGTTTATCGTCTGGATGGCGGGCGGTGATTTCCCATAGGGTTTGGTCCTGATGGAGCCTTGTGaatcttcttttcttcaacCTGTTTTTGATCATGGAATAAGATCAGATAGTGCAGATGTGTGGCATTCGCATTAACATGCTCCATATAGATAAATGAGAGGAATAACTGAATTTGGGAGAAAATTGTACTCCTTGTACTTACCCAACTGGGTAAGGCATCTCCATTGTGCGAGCTTGAGCCAGGCTGCTGCCCTTTTCTGAGCCTGAAATGGACTGTGTTAAGCAACACAGAAAAGGCAAGTTACATTAGTGCTTGTAAGTACAAAATGTACTCTGTctgcttccttttttttcctctctataTCAGTGTTAATAAAGTCAAGGAGTTAAGATATCAGTGACATTGAAACATGCTGAGCAGGGACAAGACAACGAGGTTTCAGGTTAGGGGCTTACCTGATTCTACAGCATGGACACTGATAGCGAAGTAAGAGTACTGAGAAGCTGCTGCAAGCAGGAGCCATGCCAAGAAAACATGGATTAGAGTGAGTCTGCTCATTTTGCGCATGATTTTGGTGCATGCTAAGAGTAGAAGCTTTATTGTGAATGGGGCTTTGTAGAAGCATGAGGaaatcataacaaaaaaaacttgaaaagaaaattttaaaaaaaaaaaaaaaatgtgggagTGTTTGTTTAAAAGTGCTTGGGAATCCTATGCCATTTGCCATTACAGACTCATGAGAACCGATAAGATTAGGAACTTGAGTTTTTTCCTCATTGTGGGTTGACTTCTTCTCAGTTATCATTGCGTCCCTGATAAATTTCAAAGTACTTGGTATCATTTTGTTTCGAGTGCTTGAGCCATGCTGTCGGCATGGTATGTAGGGACCCGccattgcatttttttttttttttttttttaatatttcaactCCTGAGATTGTtcattgttttggttttgttcttAATATCTTTCCTACATAGTCAACACTTAGAAAAACTCATTCAGCTCTccataaatgaagaaaaaactgATTGAAATACAAGTTTCAGATATAAAACTTGTCTTCTGTTGGTAAAAATTCATATTGCCTGTGTGAGAGACAGCTAATATGTATCACTctattccttttttttgtttcattcacCTCTCCTAAGAGAAATTACAGAAAGTGGACGATGCACTTCCCAGGAAACTTTTGTGTCATGGTGATgagataattaatattaaagttgcTGATAGGTCAGTAGTAATgccaaaagagaaaagaaatgttttcggCTAGAGCCGATAGAATAGGCCATCGTGGATGTCGGATTCGAAAACATGATGAAATATTACTAAGCTAAAGTAAAAGGGGAGTAAATGATTAACGATGTCAATGGCATGAAGAGTTACTAAGCTAAAATTTGATTCTAAAGTCAAATCAAGCAATGATAGTTACATGTTTATATTTCTTTCCTTCCAATGCCTCCTTTTTGGGAGGGGATGGTTACTTGTTTGGCTTGGATTGATTGCTACCAACTAAGATTAGATTAATCACCGAACATCCACATATGAGTTTATAACAATATTTCATCCGAAAAGTTTGGCTTTGGCCAAGGgagacacattttttaaaagaaaattctaccACCAAAGAAATCTTTGAAAaagttccaaaaaaaaaaaaaaaacaacaaaaaaaatagctGTATGGTTAATAATCATCAAGGGAGAAAGTCACCCACGACATGATTAGGTTAtaacttaactcatttcaaatcaattattaataaagttcagtacttttttaactttacgtaaaaaagttaaactcatctcaatctacttcatacattttaatctaaaaaattaaagtactcatctcaacttaaaaaagttaaattcatctcaataaaatttacaaaatattaatattcacgACTtgactcaactcaactcaactcatatcaaaGTCTAAACGTAACTCAAAGTTTTTGTAATCAATTTGTTAACATAGATATGTTATGCAGAGATGGGACAGAGGCTGATCATCTTGGTAATGATGAACAGGAAGAGTGAGACAGCCGAACCACCATGGATttggtaattttacttttaaactCTGATGATCTTCTTCTGAACTTGCCTTGACGGCATTACTTTAGCTAGGCCACAAACTGGTTTAGCATGTGCATGGGTCTGTGATAAATCTTTAGATGAGGAAAGAGTCTAGCTCTGTAATAAAACTTTGgaaaaattgtagaaaaatgcaaaatgtacttaaagaaaattttataaaaaatttatttttctacgtgtcagttattgatatgctgaaaattataaaatttaaaattcaaaaaaaactaacaaaataaatcttgtaagtaaaattataagtaaaagtgCTCAAAATTGTATTATGCATCCAACTTTAACCTATTTTTAAAGCGAAGTGTTAAgtttatattgagaatttatgaaaataaatttataaattgacgtaatttaatgtgaaacgttaaatctattttataaaaaaaaaaaaagttttacaatATAACCTCTCGtatcaaataatattagtttataaattcaCATACTTCTTTGTAAACCAAGtatttctcattctcaattTGCTATACCAAGCAAATCTACGAAGAAGAGGCATAGTGGCAGACGGAGATGGCTTGCGTGGATTAGGtagaaaagaacaagaagacCAGTCCTCACGTGCAACATAAGACTCCAAATTAAACAGCGGCGGCACTATGAAGGGgtcaacttttataaaataaaaagaaattaaaaattataaaaatataattatacataaaattaaatctcaCTAATTTGTTACATatacatagaaataaaattctaaaaaacataatttaatatatgtttcaattTTCTAACCATAATAtttcatagaataatattaattcattattatttttgtaatgaaatatttagaatttattttcttcataaaaactatcaagtgatcttttagaatATCATCTTTCagtctaatatataagttagtttattaagtttcatgcaaaatctagatattttcttgtcacattaagcatataatgatataattgagaccttaaatttttgttttttactaaATGAAGTGATCTACAGaataaaatatctccaactatttttcatgtaaatcattaaccttaaatgattttcatgtattttcactttggattccaatattcttttctatatattttccttttcaatgttCTTTTGTGCCTTCAACTTTATATACATGCTTTTATAAAGAATAGCCACACATTTTAGACTTGAGGTTAAACAAAGCATGAGAAATGTTAATTTGGGAAGACAAGTAAAATCTCACGCCTAGGAATCATAGGCTTGCCTATTTGGTTGAAGCATGTTTTGTGAAAAGTAGACAAGTAATTAAACATAATCGagtaagagaaattttatttgtaatcttTAAATAAAGACTGTATatccttcattaaatagaaaaaattattattttaataagaatattattgtaatttttaaaaaatttaaagataaaattaactaggCTTATAATGCAGTCCATATTTAAAGATTGTACGTAGCA is drawn from Juglans regia cultivar Chandler chromosome 5, Walnut 2.0, whole genome shotgun sequence and contains these coding sequences:
- the LOC109002615 gene encoding CLAVATA3/ESR (CLE)-related protein 46-like, whose protein sequence is MRKMSRLTLIHVFLAWLLLAAASQYSYFAISVHAVESVHFRLRKGQQPGSSSHNGDALPSWVEEKKIHKAPSGPNPMGNHRPPSRR